One Saccharospirillaceae bacterium DNA window includes the following coding sequences:
- the pilH gene encoding twitching motility response regulator PilH produces the protein MARILVVDDSPTETEAFRVMLEKNGHEVLSAENGADGVAVARQEKPDVVLMDIVMPGLNGFQATRQLTKDAETQHIPVIIVTTKDQETDRVWGKRQGASGYLVKPVVEATLLSEIASVMAG, from the coding sequence ATGGCCCGAATCCTGGTTGTTGATGATTCCCCGACCGAAACAGAAGCATTCCGTGTAATGTTAGAAAAAAATGGTCACGAAGTATTAAGCGCAGAAAATGGTGCAGATGGTGTTGCTGTCGCCCGTCAGGAAAAGCCTGACGTGGTGTTAATGGATATTGTGATGCCTGGTCTGAATGGTTTTCAGGCAACCCGCCAATTAACAAAAGATGCTGAAACTCAGCATATTCCGGTGATTATTGTGACCACCAAAGATCAGGAAACTGATCGTGTGTGGGGTAAGCGCCAGGGTGCCAGTGGCTATCTGGTTAAGCCAGTAGTAGAAGCGACCTTGCTGTCAGAGATCGCTTCGGTCATGGCAGGCTGA
- a CDS encoding chemotaxis protein CheW, whose translation MHPFAQLVDIAERSRSNASALPQQVELVAYWRGVGFMLAGQHFAADMSEVAEILQPPRLTRVPGVRSWVLGVANVRGRLVPVMDLAGLLGLPSKANWRSRRVLVVEHGDHMIGLLVDAVLGMQQFAEDRQLQPTELEPEFEKFVSRAYERDGKTWPIFQLLDLVHAPEFLQIAV comes from the coding sequence ATGCATCCGTTTGCTCAGCTGGTCGATATTGCCGAACGCAGCCGTTCAAACGCTTCAGCTCTGCCGCAGCAGGTAGAGCTGGTTGCATACTGGCGTGGCGTCGGCTTTATGTTGGCCGGGCAGCACTTTGCCGCTGACATGTCGGAAGTTGCTGAAATTCTGCAGCCTCCCCGTTTGACCCGTGTGCCCGGCGTTCGCAGTTGGGTGCTGGGTGTAGCGAATGTCCGTGGTCGATTGGTTCCTGTCATGGATCTGGCCGGCCTCTTAGGGTTGCCATCCAAGGCTAATTGGCGCAGTCGGCGTGTGCTGGTTGTTGAGCATGGTGATCATATGATCGGTCTGCTGGTCGATGCCGTATTGGGTATGCAGCAATTTGCTGAGGACCGCCAATTACAGCCAACTGAGCTGGAACCGGAATTTGAAAAGTTTGTGTCGCGCGCTTATGAGCGTGATGGCAAAACCTGGCCCATTTTTCAGTTGCTGGATTTAGTGCATGCGCCTGAATTCCTGCAGATAGCCGTTTGA
- the pilG gene encoding twitching motility response regulator PilG, producing the protein MDDNFQNVKVMVIDDSKTIRRTAETLLKKVGCEVITATDGFDALAKIADTHPDIIFVDIMMPRLDGYQTCALIKNNSKFKSTPVIMLSSKDGLFDKAKGRIVGSDEYLTKPFSKEELLGSIRQYVKS; encoded by the coding sequence ATGGACGATAACTTTCAGAATGTAAAAGTCATGGTCATCGACGACAGTAAAACCATTCGTCGTACGGCTGAGACTCTGCTCAAAAAAGTTGGCTGCGAAGTGATCACTGCTACCGATGGCTTTGATGCGCTTGCAAAAATTGCCGACACACATCCAGACATCATTTTTGTCGATATTATGATGCCTCGTCTGGACGGTTACCAAACCTGTGCCTTGATTAAAAATAACTCTAAATTCAAGTCAACCCCGGTCATTATGTTGTCCAGTAAAGACGGCTTATTTGATAAAGCGAAAGGTCGTATCGTGGGTTCCGATGAGTACCTGACCAAGCCTTTCAGTAAAGAAGAGCTGCTGGGTTCGATTCGCCAGTACGTCAAATCCTGA
- a CDS encoding methyl-accepting chemotaxis protein has translation MSENTGSVLSTVFRNRINGVLAGLLFLFLGVFIAITVYVNALANRDDQYIEHAGELRVLSQELAKNAVEAAGGKEEAFGQLRSARDNFDQRWGYLTRGNPATGLDPAEVASMTDVQGIWISVKGNADQILTAQDIIISLHEVADTLAETIPQLQVEYDEIVEILLDNGAPADQVAVAQRQSWLAERIVRSVNKVLAGGEDAVMAADAFGRDASLFGRVLNGMIQGNVAMNISQVTDEEAIYALAEVAELFEFVSGSVDEILETSPELFQVREASDSIFADSRTLLDQTSQLTTSIQSDTGERALMQIVGYISALLAIVMMIAFGVVSYRETRRDLDETANKNEANQMAILRLLDEIADLADGDLTASATVTEDFTGAIADSINYAIDQMRSLVSAINETAVQVSSAAQETQATAMHLAEASEHQAQEIAGASAAINEMAVSIDQVSANASESSAVAERSVAIANKGAEVVQATINGMDNIREQIQETSKRIKRLGESSQEIGDIISLITDIADQTNILSLNAAIQASMAGDAGRGFAVVADEVQRLAERSAAATKQIEALVKTIQNDTNEAVISMETTTSEVVRGARLAQDAGVALEEIENVSKNLAELIQNISNAARQQASSAGHISNTMNVIQEITSQTSAGTTATAKSIGNLAEMANKLRESVAGFKLPENELELDEQQVL, from the coding sequence ATGAGCGAAAACACAGGAAGCGTCTTGTCGACGGTCTTCAGAAACCGTATTAACGGTGTTCTGGCGGGGCTGCTGTTCTTATTCCTGGGTGTCTTTATTGCTATTACGGTGTATGTGAATGCCTTAGCAAATCGGGACGACCAGTATATTGAACACGCGGGTGAGTTGCGGGTACTGTCGCAGGAACTGGCAAAAAACGCGGTTGAGGCGGCTGGCGGCAAAGAAGAAGCCTTCGGTCAGCTCCGCTCAGCACGTGATAATTTTGACCAGCGCTGGGGTTATCTTACCCGTGGTAACCCAGCTACCGGATTGGACCCTGCAGAAGTCGCCTCCATGACCGATGTACAGGGTATCTGGATCTCGGTAAAAGGCAACGCTGACCAGATTCTCACTGCCCAGGACATCATTATCTCTCTGCACGAAGTTGCCGATACACTTGCGGAAACGATTCCTCAACTGCAGGTGGAATATGATGAAATTGTAGAGATTCTGCTCGACAACGGTGCGCCTGCCGACCAGGTTGCGGTTGCTCAGCGTCAGTCTTGGCTGGCGGAACGTATCGTACGATCGGTGAACAAGGTACTCGCTGGTGGCGAGGACGCGGTAATGGCAGCAGACGCCTTTGGTCGGGATGCTTCGTTGTTCGGTCGGGTACTGAACGGCATGATTCAGGGCAATGTCGCCATGAATATCTCCCAGGTAACGGATGAAGAAGCGATCTATGCCCTGGCCGAGGTTGCAGAGCTGTTTGAGTTCGTATCCGGTTCGGTTGATGAGATTCTTGAGACCTCTCCGGAACTCTTTCAGGTGCGGGAAGCATCCGACAGCATTTTCGCAGATTCACGTACGTTGCTTGACCAGACGTCTCAGCTGACAACCAGCATTCAGTCGGACACTGGCGAAAGAGCATTGATGCAGATCGTTGGTTATATTTCTGCGCTGTTAGCAATCGTGATGATGATTGCCTTTGGTGTGGTTTCTTACCGTGAAACACGTCGTGACCTGGATGAAACAGCCAACAAAAATGAAGCGAACCAGATGGCGATTTTGCGTCTGCTGGATGAAATTGCTGACCTTGCAGACGGTGACCTAACAGCCTCAGCAACGGTGACGGAAGACTTCACCGGTGCGATCGCTGACTCCATTAACTACGCCATCGACCAGATGCGCTCGTTGGTATCTGCGATTAACGAAACAGCGGTACAGGTATCATCCGCTGCTCAGGAAACCCAGGCGACAGCAATGCACTTGGCGGAAGCATCGGAGCACCAGGCACAGGAAATTGCCGGAGCATCCGCCGCGATCAACGAAATGGCGGTGTCGATTGACCAGGTATCGGCTAACGCCTCGGAATCTTCCGCGGTTGCGGAGCGATCGGTTGCGATCGCGAACAAAGGCGCCGAAGTCGTACAGGCAACGATCAACGGCATGGATAACATCCGTGAGCAGATTCAGGAAACATCTAAGCGTATTAAACGTCTGGGTGAATCCTCGCAGGAGATTGGTGACATCATCTCCCTGATTACCGATATCGCCGACCAAACCAACATCCTATCGCTTAACGCCGCTATTCAGGCATCGATGGCGGGTGACGCCGGTCGGGGCTTCGCGGTAGTTGCGGATGAGGTACAGCGTCTGGCGGAACGTTCTGCAGCAGCAACGAAGCAGATTGAGGCGCTGGTTAAAACGATTCAGAACGATACCAATGAAGCGGTAATCTCGATGGAAACTACCACTTCAGAGGTGGTACGTGGTGCTCGCCTTGCACAGGATGCGGGTGTTGCCCTGGAAGAGATTGAGAACGTATCGAAAAACCTGGCGGAATTGATTCAGAACATTTCCAACGCCGCACGTCAGCAGGCTTCTTCTGCGGGTCATATTTCCAACACGATGAACGTTATTCAGGAAATTACCTCGCAGACTTCGGCTGGTACTACCGCGACGGCGAAGTCGATTGGTAACCTTGCAGAAATGGCCAACAAACTGCGTGAATCGGTGGCGGGCTTTAAGCTGCCTGAAAATGAACTGGAGCTGGACGAGCAGCAGGTTTTGTAG
- the gshB gene encoding glutathione synthase — protein sequence MSIKLGVVMDPISQIAFKKDTSLALLNAAQQKGCELFYMEQSDLYIENGVAMGRMAALTVEMNPDNWYNMAEYQHRPLSDLNIILMRKDPPFDSEFIYSTYILERAEEAGVLIANNPQSLRDCNEKVFATAFPDLMTPTLVSRSAELLKKFHKDHGDVIFKPLDGMGGSSIFRLKQDDPNVSVIIETLTNHGQQQIMAQRFIPEIVDGDKRILMIDGEPVPYTLARIPAKGETRGNIAAGGTGVTQPLSDENRAIAEKVGPILKQKGLYFVGLDVIGNSLTEINVTSPTCVREISRDSGIDVAGLLIDTLLAKL from the coding sequence ATGAGCATCAAACTCGGTGTAGTGATGGACCCGATTTCACAGATTGCGTTTAAGAAGGATACCTCACTGGCGTTGCTCAACGCCGCTCAGCAAAAAGGCTGTGAGCTGTTTTACATGGAGCAGTCCGATCTTTACATCGAAAACGGCGTTGCCATGGGTCGCATGGCGGCACTGACCGTCGAGATGAATCCAGATAACTGGTACAACATGGCGGAGTACCAGCACCGCCCCTTGTCTGACCTGAACATTATCCTGATGCGCAAAGATCCGCCATTTGACAGCGAATTCATCTATTCCACATACATTCTGGAGCGCGCCGAAGAAGCTGGGGTATTAATTGCCAACAACCCGCAAAGCCTGCGTGATTGCAACGAAAAAGTTTTCGCCACGGCATTCCCGGATTTAATGACACCAACACTGGTCAGTCGCAGCGCAGAACTGTTGAAGAAATTCCATAAAGACCACGGCGACGTCATCTTTAAACCACTCGATGGCATGGGCGGCTCCTCCATTTTCCGCCTCAAACAGGACGATCCAAACGTATCCGTCATCATTGAAACCCTGACCAATCATGGTCAACAGCAAATTATGGCGCAGCGTTTTATCCCCGAAATTGTTGATGGTGATAAGCGCATTCTGATGATTGATGGTGAGCCGGTCCCTTACACCCTGGCACGAATTCCGGCCAAAGGAGAAACCCGCGGAAACATCGCGGCTGGCGGCACCGGAGTCACTCAACCATTGAGCGATGAAAACCGCGCCATCGCAGAAAAAGTGGGTCCGATCCTGAAACAAAAAGGACTCTACTTTGTCGGACTGGATGTGATTGGCAACTCGCTGACTGAGATTAATGTGACCAGCCCGACCTGTGTGCGCGAAATCAGCCGCGACTCCGGCATTGACGTAGCCGGTCTGTTAATTGATACCTTACTGGCGAAACTTTAG
- a CDS encoding protein-glutamate O-methyltransferase CheR, producing MSHQYRSGLTTVPELDDVQFGRWQNLLEERTGMCLPSQRRSFLQTSLGLRMQEVGCQSYQEYYDRVLNGPTGAIEWSTLVDRLTVQETRFFRDPDAYAYVDQYIQQKAAEMNVDETLECWSVGCSSGEEAYSLSMIADRYLTPLNKRYAITGTDISTIVLRKARAGRYQPRALEWVPQEYLARSFKTSGINEIEISDHLRKRCCFSQVNILNLNVCPLNSQHVIYCQNVLIYFRRWRRREILNVLAERLAPGGILVIGLGEMVDFQHPLLEPVRSSQVSAFVRKKKNPTGETARR from the coding sequence ATGTCTCATCAATATCGATCCGGGTTAACAACGGTTCCAGAGCTGGATGATGTCCAGTTCGGGCGCTGGCAGAATCTGCTGGAAGAGCGCACTGGTATGTGTTTGCCGAGTCAAAGGCGTTCTTTTTTGCAGACCAGTTTGGGTCTGCGCATGCAGGAAGTTGGCTGTCAGAGTTATCAGGAATATTACGACCGCGTGCTGAATGGCCCGACCGGAGCGATCGAGTGGAGCACGCTGGTTGACCGGCTGACGGTACAGGAAACTCGCTTCTTTCGCGACCCGGATGCTTACGCTTATGTGGATCAATATATCCAACAAAAAGCGGCGGAAATGAATGTTGATGAAACCTTGGAGTGTTGGAGTGTAGGGTGTTCCTCCGGCGAGGAAGCTTACAGCTTGTCGATGATCGCAGATCGTTATCTGACGCCATTGAATAAGCGTTACGCTATCACCGGAACGGATATTTCCACCATCGTATTGCGCAAAGCCAGGGCGGGTCGTTATCAGCCCCGCGCGTTAGAATGGGTTCCTCAGGAATACCTCGCTCGTTCGTTTAAAACCAGCGGCATCAACGAAATAGAAATCAGTGATCATTTACGCAAGCGTTGTTGCTTTAGCCAGGTGAATATCCTCAATCTGAATGTTTGCCCGCTAAATTCTCAGCATGTGATTTACTGCCAGAACGTACTGATTTATTTCCGTCGATGGCGTCGCCGGGAAATATTAAATGTACTGGCTGAACGACTGGCTCCCGGAGGTATTTTGGTTATAGGTCTGGGAGAAATGGTGGATTTTCAACATCCGCTGTTAGAGCCGGTGCGTAGCAGTCAGGTATCTGCATTCGTGCGTAAGAAAAAGAATCCGACAGGGGAGACCGCAAGGCGATGA